One Cucurbita pepo subsp. pepo cultivar mu-cu-16 chromosome LG11, ASM280686v2, whole genome shotgun sequence DNA window includes the following coding sequences:
- the LOC111805278 gene encoding AT-hook motif nuclear-localized protein 10-like codes for MSGSEGGVMTSRDSFNVAVQNSSLQSQPAAQNMRLSFSADGTAVYKPVTVTPTPTPSTLPSYQSSMAGVSGNAGKEGSAGGGSILPHDLNINSVGSEQIKRKRGRPRKYGPDGSMALALGSGQPSRSGASEGGLGSPNSLKKSKGRPSGSKKKRQLEALGPAGFGFTPHVIDVKAGEDISSKIMSFSQNGPRAICILSANGAISNVTLRQPATSGGTVTYEGRFEILSLSGSFLLSDNGGQRSRAGGLSVSLSGPDGRVLGGGVAGLLTASSPVQVVVGSFIADSNKEPKPSRQTEPTTASPMLNQVAFGHLTGGASSPSHGTLSESSGGGPGSPLNNSSGACNNSIHPQTMSGMPWKFL; via the exons atgtcgGGATCTGAAGGTGGTGTGATGACCAGTAGAGACTCCTTCAATGTCGCCGTTCAAAATAGTTCGTTACAGTCGCAGCCGGCGGCCCAAAATATGCGATTATCCTTCAGTGCCGATGGCACAGCCGTCTACAAACCTGTGACTGTGACTCCGACTCCGACACCTTCAACTTTACCGTCCTACCAATCCTCCATGGCCGGAGTTTCTGGTAATGCCGGTAAGGAGGGATCGGCTGGTGGTGGGTCGATACTGCCTCATGATTTGAATATAAACTCGGTGGGCAGTGAgcaaataaagaggaagagaggaaGGCCAAGGAAGTATGGACCAGATGGCTCCATGGCATTAGCTTTGGGTTCTGGGCAGCCATCAAGAAGTGGAGCTTCTGAAGGAGGATTGGGCTCACCaaattcattgaaaaaaagtaaaggcAGGCCATCTGGTTCTAAGAAAAAGCGACAATTGGAAGCTTTGG GACCGGCTGGTTTTGGATTCACTCCACATGTTATCGATGTGAAAGCTGGAGAg GATATATCGTCAAAGATAATGTCCTTTTCTCAGAATGGCCCCAGGGCTATTTGTATCCTTTCAGCAAATGGAGCAATATCAAATGTGACTTTACGTCAACCTGCTACATCTGGTGGAACTGTCACTTATGAG GGGCGGTTTGAAATTTTGTCACTTTCAGGTTCATTTCTCCTCTCCGACAATGGTGGTCAGAGGAGCAGAGCTGGTGGTTTGAGTGTGTCTTTGTCCGGTCCAGATGGCCGAGTTTTAGGTGGCGGAGTTGCGGGTCTTCTTACAGCTTCATCTCCTGTTCAG GTGGTAGTGGGAAGTTTCATAGCCGACAGCAATAAGGAACCAAAGCCATCCCGCCAAACTGAACCCACAACAGCCTCGCCAATGCTAAACCAAGTCGCCTTTGGTCACTTGACCGGAGGAGCCAGTAGTCCATCGCACGGGACGCTGAGCGAGTCTTCCGGTGGTGGACCTGGCAGCCCCCTCAACAACAGCTCAGGAGCCTGCAACAACAGCATCCATCCACAGACAATGTCCGGCATGCCATGGAA gtttCTTTAA
- the LOC111805285 gene encoding psbP domain-containing protein 3, chloroplastic — protein MASLPSPSAVIQRPRSWRFTPSSLSNGIAIPIRTRLRVFCSGKNIDIPDQKPCCWTSGVNRREIVLGMGLTAFSFQEVVSIALAESVVAEDYRTYIDEANKFRLVIPQDWQVGNGEPNGFKLVTAFFPRETLSSNVSVVISGLGPDFTRMESFGKVEEFADTLVSGLDRSWKRPPGVAAKLIDCRSSKGIYYIEYTLQNPGEGRNHLYSAIGMASNGWYNRLYTVTGQYGDEDSEKFSSEIKKVVNSFTFI, from the exons ATGGCGTCCCTCCCTTCACCCAGCGCTGTAATCCAGCGCCCTCGCTCATGGCGCTTCACACCATCATCACTCTCCAATG GAATCGCCATTCCTATCCGCACAAGGCTCCGTGTTTTCTGCTCTGGCAAGAACATTGACATTCCCGATCAAAAACCCTG TTGTTGGACTAGCGGAGTTAATAGACGAGAGATTGTGCTAGGAATGGGATTGACTGCGTTTTCTTTCCAAGAAGTTGTTTCTATTGCCCTAGCCGAGAGTG TTGTTGCTGAGGATTATCGGACGTACATAGATGAAGCGAATAAGTTCAGATTGGTGATTCCTCAAG ATTGGCAAGTCGGTAATGGTGAACCGAATGGATTCAAGTTGGTTACGGCTTTTTTTCCTAGAGAAACTTTGAGTTCCAATG TCAGTGTTGTAATCTCGGGGCTTGGTCCTGATTTCACGAGAATGGAATCCTTTGGCAAGGTTGAAGAATTTGCTGATACCCTG GTGAGCGGACTGGACAGAAGCTGGAAAAGGCCACCAGGTGTGGCGGCGAAACTTATAGACTGTAGATCATCTAAAG GGATATATTACATTGAGTACACGCTGCAGAATCCAGGTGAAGGCCGCAACCATTTATACTCTGCAATTGGGATGGCATCCAATGGTTGGTACAACAGACTTTACACCGTAACAGGACAG TATGGAGATGAAGATTCAGAGAAGTTTAGTTCCGAAATTAAGAAG GTTGTCAATTCCTTCACTTTCATTTGA